Part of the Vigna angularis cultivar LongXiaoDou No.4 chromosome 1, ASM1680809v1, whole genome shotgun sequence genome, AGTAATAAAAGTATAgaataagtaaattaaattttactttcgTAAGTTCTGAACTAGATGTTGGTATTTTAGAATCAGATAACAATCTCATAGTGAAGAAATtgataattttctaaaatttgaacTTTGAAGTTGGAACTGACTGTATGGTACATGATATATGGTTTTTGAACATCACCAAACTTTCAAAAGAATAACAAGGCCAAAAGTGTTAACTTATACAGAGACTAGAAGAACATGGTAATCTACTTCAATATCTACCAACTACGATAAAGTCATCATTCTCAAGAACTTGAGCATCTTTTTCTCCAACAAAATGCTCTCGACCCATTTGCTTCACCAAATTGACAAACTCTATCCTTTTATTCACAGGCAAGGGAACATGGGGTAGTCTGAAAACTGGTTTGATGACCCCAAGTTGAGCAAGAGCAGTGTTCAAAGCAATAGGCACAGGCTCTTGAGAAAGCCAATCAAACAGAGGAATCAGCTTTGAATTCAGTGTAACATTCTTGTTTTCAAACATGAGTTTTCTCATCAAACCAGGAACTAGGTTGCTAGCAACAGATTGAACTCCAACAGCTCCAAAATCCCATCTAGCATCATGGCTCATTTTATCATTCCCTGTCCATACAACAATCCCTTCATCTGTATATTGTTTGATCCTCTCAGTTCCCACACACTCCTTGACACCAACCAAATTAGGACTTTGAGCCAAGGTTTGAACTACACTGGGAGGAATATCTTGATTAGTCCTTGTAGGTATGTTATATACAATGACGGGGCCAATGGAAAGTACACTGTAATAGTGAGCAACCAAACCATCCAAAGAGGTTTTGCCATAGTAAGGGCTTATATGAAGTGCAGCATTCATTCCAACAGCAAAACCTCTCTCAGTGGCTTTAATTGCCTCTGATGTGCAGTTGCTTCCAGCATTACCAACAACCTTAACTCTGTCCCCAAAACAGTTAACTGTGTGTGCAATAAGCATTATTTGTTCACTCCAGGTCATTAGTTGGCCTTCACCAGTTGAGC contains:
- the LOC108335934 gene encoding 4-hydroxy-tetrahydrodipicolinate synthase, chloroplastic isoform X1, with product MFSNSFEAKPLFRASIGSDLSVSFSSGQVTMLKNSCSCSMSTAEPGSVFFRSVFRTCSKRKDPKNTTYWKPPQASAGNDFHLPMSSSVVKNRTSMEGIRSLRLITAVKTPYLPNGQFDLDSYDNLVDMQIAKGIEGILVAGSTGEGQLMTWSEQIMLIAHTVNCFGDRVKVVGNAGSNCTSEAIKATERGFAVGMNAALHISPYYGKTSLDGLVAHYYSVLSIGPVIVYNIPTRTNQDIPPSVVQTLAQSPNLVGVKECVGTERIKQYTDEGIVVWTGNDKMSHDARWDFGAVGVQSVASNLVPGLMRKLMFENKNVTLNSKLIPLFDWLSQEPVPIALNTALAQLGVIKPVFRLPHVPLPVNKRIEFVNLVKQMGREHFVGEKDAQVLENDDFIVVGRY
- the LOC108335934 gene encoding 4-hydroxy-tetrahydrodipicolinate synthase, chloroplastic isoform X2; this translates as MSSSVVKNRTSMEGIRSLRLITAVKTPYLPNGQFDLDSYDNLVDMQIAKGIEGILVAGSTGEGQLMTWSEQIMLIAHTVNCFGDRVKVVGNAGSNCTSEAIKATERGFAVGMNAALHISPYYGKTSLDGLVAHYYSVLSIGPVIVYNIPTRTNQDIPPSVVQTLAQSPNLVGVKECVGTERIKQYTDEGIVVWTGNDKMSHDARWDFGAVGVQSVASNLVPGLMRKLMFENKNVTLNSKLIPLFDWLSQEPVPIALNTALAQLGVIKPVFRLPHVPLPVNKRIEFVNLVKQMGREHFVGEKDAQVLENDDFIVVGRY